In Zingiber officinale cultivar Zhangliang chromosome 6A, Zo_v1.1, whole genome shotgun sequence, a single genomic region encodes these proteins:
- the LOC121997968 gene encoding pentatricopeptide repeat-containing protein At5g15010, mitochondrial-like: MLRRIVLILRRPIIVSVSAPPHRFLRPRFHILRTLSSSSSFSDIDAGDSDKHDDDDDDHGGKIDSQLLRDIDSVLASIRGFGAADSSRAEAAKLRLQQCGVAPSSELVNSVLSHLRNDWACAFNFFLWAAEQPGYSHSARDYHSMISILGKMRHFDTAWSLVHQMRNAGLVTPATLLILIKRYSAVHDVAGAINAFHTLRRFGITPGPYDFQGLLAALCRYKNVPDAEHLLLCNHKTFPFDTKSFNIVLNGWCSIVVSVREAKRFWRLMRNTEIEKDVVSYASMISCYSKVGNLDAVLKLFNQLKEMGTKPDLKIYNAVIHALAKGKCFNGAMRLLKAMEESGTSPNAATFNSLIRPLCKLHRVEDARKLFDEMLNRGLSPCVRTYHPFLDAAKNVDDVFQLLARMRESNCGRAIETYIMLIRKLSRWRQHESVFKVWNEMQQDGFTPDRSAYIVLIHGMFLNGKLEEAATYYEEMKAKGFLPEPKTEQMLQAWYLGKEFSQKSVMEEELDCREIAPETSTKHSRARNKGLSKDAEMRKITRERGFSLYE, from the coding sequence atgTTGAGAAGAATTGTTTTGATTTTGCGACGCCCAATCATCGTATCAGTCTCCGCGCCGCCGCATCGATTCCTCAGGCCCAGGTTCCACATCCTCAGAactctctcctcctcctcctctttctcCGACATTGATGCCGGTGATTCTGACAAacacgacgacgacgacgacgaccatGGCGGCAAGATTGATTCCCAACTTCTCCGGGACATCGACTCCGTCCTCGCTTCTATCCGCGGATTCGGCGCCGCTGACAGCAGCAGGGCGGAGGCCGCCAAGCTCAGGCTGCAGCAGTGCGGTGTCGCCCCCTCGTCGGAGCTGGTTAACAGTGTCCTCTCCCACCTCCGCAACGACTGGGCCTGCGCCTTCAACTTCTTCCTATGGGCCGCTGAGCAGCCGGGCTACTCCCACTCCGCCCGCGACTACCACTCCATGATCTCCATCCTCGGCAAGATGCGGCACTTCGACACCGCCTGGTCCCTCGTCCACCAGATGCGCAACGCCGGCCTCGTCACTCCAGCCACGCTCTTGATCCTCATCAAGAGATACTCCGCCGTCCACGACGTTGCCGGCGCGATCAACGCCTTTCACACGCTCAGACGCTTCGGCATCACTCCCGGACCCTATGATTTCCAAGGCCTTCTCGCCGCGCTCTGCCGATACAAGAACGTCCCGGACGCCGAACACCTGCTTCTGTGCAACCATAAGACGTTCCCATTCGACACCAAGAGCTTCAACATCGTCCTCAACGGCTGGTGCAGCATCGTGGTCAGCGTCCGGGAGGCCAAGAGATTCTGGAGGCTGATGCGCAACACTGAGATCGAGAAGGACGTTGTCTCCTACGCAAGTATGATCTCCTGCTACTCCAAAGTTGGCAATCTCGATGCCGTTCTCAAGCTCTTCAATCAGCTGAAGGAAATGGGCACCAAGCCCGACCTCAAGATCTACAACGCGGTTATTCACGCCCTAGCGAAGGGGAAGTGCTTCAATGGGGCCATGCGACTGCTGAAGGCGATGGAGGAGAGCGGTACCAGTCCAAATGCTGCCACTTTCAACTCCCTCATCCGCCCACTCTGCAAACTACACCGTGTGGAGGATGCAAGGAAGCTGTTCGACGAAATGCTTAACAGAGGCCTTTCGCCTTGCGTACGCACCTACCACCCGTTTCTTGATGCGGCCAAGAACGTCGACGATGTGTTCCAGCTGTTGGCCAGAATGCGAGAATCCAATTGCGGCCGGGCAATCGAAACATACATTATGCTGATAAGAAAATTGTCGAGATGGAGGCAGCACGAAAGTGTCTTCAAGGTATGGAATGAGATGCAGCAGGATGGCTTCACCCCTGACAGAAGTGCCTACATTGTCCTGATCCATGGTATGTTTTTGAATGGCAAGTTAGAGGAGGCTGCCACTTACTACGAAGAAATGAAAGCCAAAGGTTTTCTTCCAGAGCCAAAGACCGAGCAGATGCTTCAGGCTTGGTATTTGGGCAAGGAGTTCAGTCAAAAATCAGTTATGGAAGAGGAATTGGATTGCAGGGAAATTGCTCCTGAAACTTCAACAAAGCATAGCCGTGCAAGGAACAAAGGATTATCAAAAGATGCTGAAATGAGAAAAATTACAAGGGAACGGGGTTTCTCGCTCTACGAGTGA
- the LOC121997969 gene encoding thylakoid lumenal 17.9 kDa protein, chloroplastic-like, translated as MEAPPADNDRGRMEGRGQTNESCDRWLLIQQKHLTVKKCSIRSLSRPSYEPQLSKAEESKETMGISQRTLMRIPPFPSCRPQSPAPCFVDVQGIILSSLAPLAIAVTLSSPLPSMGVPYPNPRAPPFPPSTPYAQSQKLQLGLQNGKIRPCPSTNPGCVSTNPNSSSFVFPWMLPEDYSANVIQSLKDAILKTQRNVEFKVDEETPEGRYLLAEVDGGFGRDVMEFLIKTNIVAFRAMATKVTYIYPFTTAIGDSRGQIERINRIREELGWYAPNFEAMDESD; from the exons ATGGAAGCGCCGCCGGCAGACAACGATCGAGGGAGGATGGAAGGAAGGGGGCAAACAAATGAATCATGCGATCGATGGTTATTAATACAGCAAAAACATCTGACGGTCAAAAAGTGTTCCATCCGATCGTTATCTAGACCATCATATGAGCCTCAGCTAAGCAAGGCCGAAGAAAGCAAAGAGACGATGGGGATTTCACAAAGGACGCTCATGCGCATCCCTCCATTCCCCTCCTGCAGACCTCAATCTCCAGCTCCTTGCTTTGTAGATGTCCAAGGTATTATTCTATCTTCCTTGGCTCCTCTCGCCATTGCCGTCACCCTGAGCTCTCCCTTGCCCTCCATGGGGGTCCCTTATCCCAACCCTCGGGCTCCCCCCTTCCCACCTTCAACTCCCTACGCGCAGTCCCAGAAGTTGCAGCTGGGATTGCAGAATGG AAAAATTAGACCTTGTCCGTCCACGAACCCCGGTTGCGTGTCAACAAACCCAAATTCTTCATCGTTTGTCTTTCCATGGATGCTTCCTGAAGATTATTCCGCAAATGTCATTCAG AGCTTGAAAGATGCAATACTAAAAACCCAAAGAAATGTGGAGTTCAAGGTAGATGAAGAAACTCCTGAAG GCCGATATTTACTTGCAGAGGTTGATGGAGGATTTGGGCGCGATGTAATGGAGTTCTTGATCAAAACAAACATTGTTGCTTTTAGAGCTATGGCAACAAAAGTTACATACATATACCCATTTACAACAGCTATAGGGGATTCTAGAGGTCAAATTGAAAGGATTAACAGGATAAGGGAAGAATTGGGTTGGTATGCGCCTAACTTTGAAGCAATGGATGAATCCGATTGA